From the Hylaeus volcanicus isolate JK05 chromosome 4, UHH_iyHylVolc1.0_haploid, whole genome shotgun sequence genome, one window contains:
- the LOC128875353 gene encoding mothers against decapentaplegic homolog 4 isoform X3, producing MVGLAGGGGHLYPSPPMQPNPELREMTGITPSAPTSADACLSIVHSLMCHRQGGESEGFSKRAIESLVKKLKEKRDELDSLITAITTNGAHPSKCVTIQRTLDGRLQVAGRKGFPHVIYARIWRWPDLHKNELKHVKYCQFAFDLKCDSVCVNPYHYERVVSPGIDLSGLTLQSGVGVGPGGRLVKDEYSVGGGGNGAAGAVGSAMDVDGEMNQTIQHHPPAQPTSSNNTQSSQQTFIPGLTPPNPTSGEGMFGSNGGGNNGGNPHNKLDDNNCPRQTWIPTPHHPTTRNIHHPVVHPMSHTVGSQQQSLSTSSGGNGAQMLSPSQGQSTEAFYGTNTPPQDLNQPATVDALAASLGEGQSSPVSPVHIHHPNGFPVGTAAYNSGAPQWTGANTLTYTQSMQPPDHRHLHPTSYWGGHGGEVGGNIGGLLSTQPAPEYWCSVGYFELDTQVGETFKVSSGCPTVTVDGYVDPSGGNRFCLGALSNVHRTEQSEKARLHIGKGVVLDLRGEGDVWLRCQSEHSVFVQSYYLDREAGRAPGDAVHKIYPSAYIKVFDLRQCHKQMRGQAATAQAAAAAQAAAVAGHLTHGAPITKSLSAAAGIGVDDLRRLCILRLSFVKGWGPDYPRQSIKETPCWIEVHLHRALQLLDEVLHTMPIDGPRGIE from the exons ATGGTTGGATTGGCGGGCGGGGGAGGTCACCTGTATCCCTCGCCCCCAATGCAACCTAATCCAGAGT TGAGAGAAATGACTGGTATCACTCCGAGTGCACCAACTAGTGCAGACGCTTGTTTAAGTATAGTACATTCGCTAATGTGTCATCGACAAGGTGGCGAAAGCGAAGGATTCAGCAAACGTGCCATCGAGTCTTTGGTGAAGAAGCTTAAA GAAAAACGAGATGAATTAGATAGCTTGATAACAGCTATCACTACAAATGGAGCGCATCCCAGTAAATGTGTTACGATACAGAGAACTTTAGACGGTAGGCTACAAGTTGCCGGTCGTAAAGGTTTCCCACACGTTATTTATGCACGAATTTGGAGATGGCCAGATTTACACAAGAACGAATTAAAACATGTCAAATACTGCCAGTTTGCTTTCGACTTAAAATGTGATTCCGTATGCGTAAATCCGTATCACTATGAGAGAGTTGTATCTCCTGGCATAG ACCTGTCTGGGCTAACTCTACAATCCGGAGTAGGCGTAGGACCAGGCGGTAGATTGGTCAAAGATGAGTACTCGGTCGGTGGTGGAGGAAACGGAGCAGCTGGAGCAGTAGGATCGGCGATGGATGTTGACGGAGAAATGAATCAAACCATTCAGCATCATCCACCTGCTCAACCTACTTCTTCTAATAACACCCAATCGTCTCAGCAAACTTTTATACCAGGCCTAACACCGCCTAATCCaa CTAGTGGTGAGGGTATGTTTGGCAGTAATGGGGGAGGGAATAATGGTGGTAACCCCCACAATAAATTGGACGATAATAATTGCCCCAGGCAAACCTGGATTCCTACACCACATCATCCCACGACACGTAACATTCATCATC CAGTAGTACATCCAATGAGTCACACCGTAGGTAGCCAACAGCAGTCGTTGAGTACGTCGAGTGGAGGCAACGGTGCACAAATGCTCAGTCCTTCGCAGGGACAATCTACCGAAGCTTTTTATGGGACTAACACGCCTCCTCAAGATCTCAATCAACCTGCAACCGTTGATGCATTAGCAGCATCGTTGG GCGAAGGCCAAAGCTCTCCCGTCTCACCTGTACATATTCATCATCCAAATGGATTTCCAGTCGGCACAGCCGCTTACAATTCAGGAGCGCCACAGTGGACCGGAGCCAATACTCTTACATATACTCAGAGCATGCAACCTCCAGATCATAGACATCTTCATCCTACTTCTTATT GGGGTGGTCACGGCGGCGAAGTAGGTGGAAACATTGGTGGTTTACTATCTACGCAACCAGCACCTGAATATTGGTGTTCTGTTGGTTATTTTGAATTAGATACTCAAGTAGGCGAAACGTTTAAAGTGAGCAGCGGTTGCCCTACCGTCACTGTCGATGGATACGTTGATCCAAGCGGCggtaatagattttgtttaGGAGCATTGAGCAATGTACACAGAACGGAACAAAGTGAAAAAGCACGTCTTCACATAG GAAAAGGAGTTGTGTTGGATTTAAGGGGCGAAGGAGACGTTTGGTTAAGATGTCAAAGCGAACATAGCGTCTTTGTACAGTCTTATTATTTAGACAGAGAAGCAGGTCGTGCACCCGGTGACGCAGTGCATAAAATTTATCCCTCCGCATATATTAAAGTCTTCGATTTACGACAGTGTCATAAACAAATGAGAGGACAGGCCGCTACTGCTCAGGCTGCAGCTGCAGCACAAGCTGCTGCTGTAGCAGGTCATTTGACGCACGGCGCACCAATTACTAAAA GTCTTAGTGCTGCTGCTGGTATAGGTGTAGATGATCTCCGACGACTTTGTATTTTACGTTTAAGTTTTGTAAAAGGTTGGGGTCCTGATTATCCACGGCAAAGTATAAAAGAAACTCCGTGCTGGATAGAG GTACATTTACATAGAGCCCTTCAATTACTGGATGAAGTTTTACACACTATGCCAATTGATGGTCCACGGggaattgaataa
- the LOC128875353 gene encoding mothers against decapentaplegic homolog 4 isoform X6 codes for MVGLAGGGGHLYPSPPMQPNPELREMTGITPSAPTSADACLSIVHSLMCHRQGGESEGFSKRAIESLVKKLKEKRDELDSLITAITTNGAHPSKCVTIQRTLDGRLQVAGRKGFPHVIYARIWRWPDLHKNELKHVKYCQFAFDLKCDSVCVNPYHYERVVSPGIDPFFTDLSGLTLQSGVGVGPGGRLVKDEYSVGGGGNGAAGAVGSAMDVDGEMNQTIQHHPPAQPTSSNNTQSSQQTFIPGLTPPNPSSQQQSLSTSSGGNGAQMLSPSQGQSTEAFYGTNTPPQDLNQPATVDALAASLGEGQSSPVSPVHIHHPNGFPVGTAAYNSGAPQWTGANTLTYTQSMQPPDHRHLHPTSYWGGHGGEVGGNIGGLLSTQPAPEYWCSVGYFELDTQVGETFKVSSGCPTVTVDGYVDPSGGNRFCLGALSNVHRTEQSEKARLHIGKGVVLDLRGEGDVWLRCQSEHSVFVQSYYLDREAGRAPGDAVHKIYPSAYIKVFDLRQCHKQMRGQAATAQAAAAAQAAAVAGHLTHGAPITKSLSAAAGIGVDDLRRLCILRLSFVKGWGPDYPRQSIKETPCWIEVHLHRALQLLDEVLHTMPIDGPRGIE; via the exons ATGGTTGGATTGGCGGGCGGGGGAGGTCACCTGTATCCCTCGCCCCCAATGCAACCTAATCCAGAGT TGAGAGAAATGACTGGTATCACTCCGAGTGCACCAACTAGTGCAGACGCTTGTTTAAGTATAGTACATTCGCTAATGTGTCATCGACAAGGTGGCGAAAGCGAAGGATTCAGCAAACGTGCCATCGAGTCTTTGGTGAAGAAGCTTAAA GAAAAACGAGATGAATTAGATAGCTTGATAACAGCTATCACTACAAATGGAGCGCATCCCAGTAAATGTGTTACGATACAGAGAACTTTAGACGGTAGGCTACAAGTTGCCGGTCGTAAAGGTTTCCCACACGTTATTTATGCACGAATTTGGAGATGGCCAGATTTACACAAGAACGAATTAAAACATGTCAAATACTGCCAGTTTGCTTTCGACTTAAAATGTGATTCCGTATGCGTAAATCCGTATCACTATGAGAGAGTTGTATCTCCTGGCATAG ACCCGTTCTTTACAGACCTGTCTGGGCTAACTCTACAATCCGGAGTAGGCGTAGGACCAGGCGGTAGATTGGTCAAAGATGAGTACTCGGTCGGTGGTGGAGGAAACGGAGCAGCTGGAGCAGTAGGATCGGCGATGGATGTTGACGGAGAAATGAATCAAACCATTCAGCATCATCCACCTGCTCAACCTACTTCTTCTAATAACACCCAATCGTCTCAGCAAACTTTTATACCAGGCCTAACACCGCCTAATCCaa GTAGCCAACAGCAGTCGTTGAGTACGTCGAGTGGAGGCAACGGTGCACAAATGCTCAGTCCTTCGCAGGGACAATCTACCGAAGCTTTTTATGGGACTAACACGCCTCCTCAAGATCTCAATCAACCTGCAACCGTTGATGCATTAGCAGCATCGTTGG GCGAAGGCCAAAGCTCTCCCGTCTCACCTGTACATATTCATCATCCAAATGGATTTCCAGTCGGCACAGCCGCTTACAATTCAGGAGCGCCACAGTGGACCGGAGCCAATACTCTTACATATACTCAGAGCATGCAACCTCCAGATCATAGACATCTTCATCCTACTTCTTATT GGGGTGGTCACGGCGGCGAAGTAGGTGGAAACATTGGTGGTTTACTATCTACGCAACCAGCACCTGAATATTGGTGTTCTGTTGGTTATTTTGAATTAGATACTCAAGTAGGCGAAACGTTTAAAGTGAGCAGCGGTTGCCCTACCGTCACTGTCGATGGATACGTTGATCCAAGCGGCggtaatagattttgtttaGGAGCATTGAGCAATGTACACAGAACGGAACAAAGTGAAAAAGCACGTCTTCACATAG GAAAAGGAGTTGTGTTGGATTTAAGGGGCGAAGGAGACGTTTGGTTAAGATGTCAAAGCGAACATAGCGTCTTTGTACAGTCTTATTATTTAGACAGAGAAGCAGGTCGTGCACCCGGTGACGCAGTGCATAAAATTTATCCCTCCGCATATATTAAAGTCTTCGATTTACGACAGTGTCATAAACAAATGAGAGGACAGGCCGCTACTGCTCAGGCTGCAGCTGCAGCACAAGCTGCTGCTGTAGCAGGTCATTTGACGCACGGCGCACCAATTACTAAAA GTCTTAGTGCTGCTGCTGGTATAGGTGTAGATGATCTCCGACGACTTTGTATTTTACGTTTAAGTTTTGTAAAAGGTTGGGGTCCTGATTATCCACGGCAAAGTATAAAAGAAACTCCGTGCTGGATAGAG GTACATTTACATAGAGCCCTTCAATTACTGGATGAAGTTTTACACACTATGCCAATTGATGGTCCACGGggaattgaataa
- the LOC128875353 gene encoding mothers against decapentaplegic homolog 4 isoform X4, which yields MVGLAGGGGHLYPSPPMQPNPELREMTGITPSAPTSADACLSIVHSLMCHRQGGESEGFSKRAIESLVKKLKEKRDELDSLITAITTNGAHPSKCVTIQRTLDGRLQVAGRKGFPHVIYARIWRWPDLHKNELKHVKYCQFAFDLKCDSVCVNPYHYERVVSPGIDPFFTDLSGLTLQSGVGVGPGGRLVKDEYSVGGGGNGAAGAVGSAMDVDGEMNQTIQHHPPAQPTSSNNTQSSQQTFIPGLTPPNPTSGEGMFGSNGGGNNGGNPHNKLDDNNCPRQTWIPTPHHPTTRNIHHRSQQQSLSTSSGGNGAQMLSPSQGQSTEAFYGTNTPPQDLNQPATVDALAASLGEGQSSPVSPVHIHHPNGFPVGTAAYNSGAPQWTGANTLTYTQSMQPPDHRHLHPTSYWGGHGGEVGGNIGGLLSTQPAPEYWCSVGYFELDTQVGETFKVSSGCPTVTVDGYVDPSGGNRFCLGALSNVHRTEQSEKARLHIGKGVVLDLRGEGDVWLRCQSEHSVFVQSYYLDREAGRAPGDAVHKIYPSAYIKVFDLRQCHKQMRGQAATAQAAAAAQAAAVAGHLTHGAPITKSLSAAAGIGVDDLRRLCILRLSFVKGWGPDYPRQSIKETPCWIEVHLHRALQLLDEVLHTMPIDGPRGIE from the exons ATGGTTGGATTGGCGGGCGGGGGAGGTCACCTGTATCCCTCGCCCCCAATGCAACCTAATCCAGAGT TGAGAGAAATGACTGGTATCACTCCGAGTGCACCAACTAGTGCAGACGCTTGTTTAAGTATAGTACATTCGCTAATGTGTCATCGACAAGGTGGCGAAAGCGAAGGATTCAGCAAACGTGCCATCGAGTCTTTGGTGAAGAAGCTTAAA GAAAAACGAGATGAATTAGATAGCTTGATAACAGCTATCACTACAAATGGAGCGCATCCCAGTAAATGTGTTACGATACAGAGAACTTTAGACGGTAGGCTACAAGTTGCCGGTCGTAAAGGTTTCCCACACGTTATTTATGCACGAATTTGGAGATGGCCAGATTTACACAAGAACGAATTAAAACATGTCAAATACTGCCAGTTTGCTTTCGACTTAAAATGTGATTCCGTATGCGTAAATCCGTATCACTATGAGAGAGTTGTATCTCCTGGCATAG ACCCGTTCTTTACAGACCTGTCTGGGCTAACTCTACAATCCGGAGTAGGCGTAGGACCAGGCGGTAGATTGGTCAAAGATGAGTACTCGGTCGGTGGTGGAGGAAACGGAGCAGCTGGAGCAGTAGGATCGGCGATGGATGTTGACGGAGAAATGAATCAAACCATTCAGCATCATCCACCTGCTCAACCTACTTCTTCTAATAACACCCAATCGTCTCAGCAAACTTTTATACCAGGCCTAACACCGCCTAATCCaa CTAGTGGTGAGGGTATGTTTGGCAGTAATGGGGGAGGGAATAATGGTGGTAACCCCCACAATAAATTGGACGATAATAATTGCCCCAGGCAAACCTGGATTCCTACACCACATCATCCCACGACACGTAACATTCATCATC GTAGCCAACAGCAGTCGTTGAGTACGTCGAGTGGAGGCAACGGTGCACAAATGCTCAGTCCTTCGCAGGGACAATCTACCGAAGCTTTTTATGGGACTAACACGCCTCCTCAAGATCTCAATCAACCTGCAACCGTTGATGCATTAGCAGCATCGTTGG GCGAAGGCCAAAGCTCTCCCGTCTCACCTGTACATATTCATCATCCAAATGGATTTCCAGTCGGCACAGCCGCTTACAATTCAGGAGCGCCACAGTGGACCGGAGCCAATACTCTTACATATACTCAGAGCATGCAACCTCCAGATCATAGACATCTTCATCCTACTTCTTATT GGGGTGGTCACGGCGGCGAAGTAGGTGGAAACATTGGTGGTTTACTATCTACGCAACCAGCACCTGAATATTGGTGTTCTGTTGGTTATTTTGAATTAGATACTCAAGTAGGCGAAACGTTTAAAGTGAGCAGCGGTTGCCCTACCGTCACTGTCGATGGATACGTTGATCCAAGCGGCggtaatagattttgtttaGGAGCATTGAGCAATGTACACAGAACGGAACAAAGTGAAAAAGCACGTCTTCACATAG GAAAAGGAGTTGTGTTGGATTTAAGGGGCGAAGGAGACGTTTGGTTAAGATGTCAAAGCGAACATAGCGTCTTTGTACAGTCTTATTATTTAGACAGAGAAGCAGGTCGTGCACCCGGTGACGCAGTGCATAAAATTTATCCCTCCGCATATATTAAAGTCTTCGATTTACGACAGTGTCATAAACAAATGAGAGGACAGGCCGCTACTGCTCAGGCTGCAGCTGCAGCACAAGCTGCTGCTGTAGCAGGTCATTTGACGCACGGCGCACCAATTACTAAAA GTCTTAGTGCTGCTGCTGGTATAGGTGTAGATGATCTCCGACGACTTTGTATTTTACGTTTAAGTTTTGTAAAAGGTTGGGGTCCTGATTATCCACGGCAAAGTATAAAAGAAACTCCGTGCTGGATAGAG GTACATTTACATAGAGCCCTTCAATTACTGGATGAAGTTTTACACACTATGCCAATTGATGGTCCACGGggaattgaataa
- the LOC128875353 gene encoding mothers against decapentaplegic homolog 4 isoform X2: protein MVGLAGGGGHLYPSPPMQPNPELREMTGITPSAPTSADACLSIVHSLMCHRQGGESEGFSKRAIESLVKKLKEKRDELDSLITAITTNGAHPSKCVTIQRTLDGRLQVAGRKGFPHVIYARIWRWPDLHKNELKHVKYCQFAFDLKCDSVCVNPYHYERVVSPGIDPFFTDLSGLTLQSGVGVGPGGRLVKDEYSVGGGGNGAAGAVGSAMDVDGEMNQTIQHHPPAQPTSSNNTQSSQQTFIPGLTPPNPTSGEGMFGSNGGGNNGGNPHNKLDDNNCPRQTWIPTPHHPTTRNIHHLVHPMSHTVGSQQQSLSTSSGGNGAQMLSPSQGQSTEAFYGTNTPPQDLNQPATVDALAASLGEGQSSPVSPVHIHHPNGFPVGTAAYNSGAPQWTGANTLTYTQSMQPPDHRHLHPTSYWGGHGGEVGGNIGGLLSTQPAPEYWCSVGYFELDTQVGETFKVSSGCPTVTVDGYVDPSGGNRFCLGALSNVHRTEQSEKARLHIGKGVVLDLRGEGDVWLRCQSEHSVFVQSYYLDREAGRAPGDAVHKIYPSAYIKVFDLRQCHKQMRGQAATAQAAAAAQAAAVAGHLTHGAPITKSLSAAAGIGVDDLRRLCILRLSFVKGWGPDYPRQSIKETPCWIEVHLHRALQLLDEVLHTMPIDGPRGIE, encoded by the exons ATGGTTGGATTGGCGGGCGGGGGAGGTCACCTGTATCCCTCGCCCCCAATGCAACCTAATCCAGAGT TGAGAGAAATGACTGGTATCACTCCGAGTGCACCAACTAGTGCAGACGCTTGTTTAAGTATAGTACATTCGCTAATGTGTCATCGACAAGGTGGCGAAAGCGAAGGATTCAGCAAACGTGCCATCGAGTCTTTGGTGAAGAAGCTTAAA GAAAAACGAGATGAATTAGATAGCTTGATAACAGCTATCACTACAAATGGAGCGCATCCCAGTAAATGTGTTACGATACAGAGAACTTTAGACGGTAGGCTACAAGTTGCCGGTCGTAAAGGTTTCCCACACGTTATTTATGCACGAATTTGGAGATGGCCAGATTTACACAAGAACGAATTAAAACATGTCAAATACTGCCAGTTTGCTTTCGACTTAAAATGTGATTCCGTATGCGTAAATCCGTATCACTATGAGAGAGTTGTATCTCCTGGCATAG ACCCGTTCTTTACAGACCTGTCTGGGCTAACTCTACAATCCGGAGTAGGCGTAGGACCAGGCGGTAGATTGGTCAAAGATGAGTACTCGGTCGGTGGTGGAGGAAACGGAGCAGCTGGAGCAGTAGGATCGGCGATGGATGTTGACGGAGAAATGAATCAAACCATTCAGCATCATCCACCTGCTCAACCTACTTCTTCTAATAACACCCAATCGTCTCAGCAAACTTTTATACCAGGCCTAACACCGCCTAATCCaa CTAGTGGTGAGGGTATGTTTGGCAGTAATGGGGGAGGGAATAATGGTGGTAACCCCCACAATAAATTGGACGATAATAATTGCCCCAGGCAAACCTGGATTCCTACACCACATCATCCCACGACACGTAACATTCATCATC TAGTACATCCAATGAGTCACACCGTAGGTAGCCAACAGCAGTCGTTGAGTACGTCGAGTGGAGGCAACGGTGCACAAATGCTCAGTCCTTCGCAGGGACAATCTACCGAAGCTTTTTATGGGACTAACACGCCTCCTCAAGATCTCAATCAACCTGCAACCGTTGATGCATTAGCAGCATCGTTGG GCGAAGGCCAAAGCTCTCCCGTCTCACCTGTACATATTCATCATCCAAATGGATTTCCAGTCGGCACAGCCGCTTACAATTCAGGAGCGCCACAGTGGACCGGAGCCAATACTCTTACATATACTCAGAGCATGCAACCTCCAGATCATAGACATCTTCATCCTACTTCTTATT GGGGTGGTCACGGCGGCGAAGTAGGTGGAAACATTGGTGGTTTACTATCTACGCAACCAGCACCTGAATATTGGTGTTCTGTTGGTTATTTTGAATTAGATACTCAAGTAGGCGAAACGTTTAAAGTGAGCAGCGGTTGCCCTACCGTCACTGTCGATGGATACGTTGATCCAAGCGGCggtaatagattttgtttaGGAGCATTGAGCAATGTACACAGAACGGAACAAAGTGAAAAAGCACGTCTTCACATAG GAAAAGGAGTTGTGTTGGATTTAAGGGGCGAAGGAGACGTTTGGTTAAGATGTCAAAGCGAACATAGCGTCTTTGTACAGTCTTATTATTTAGACAGAGAAGCAGGTCGTGCACCCGGTGACGCAGTGCATAAAATTTATCCCTCCGCATATATTAAAGTCTTCGATTTACGACAGTGTCATAAACAAATGAGAGGACAGGCCGCTACTGCTCAGGCTGCAGCTGCAGCACAAGCTGCTGCTGTAGCAGGTCATTTGACGCACGGCGCACCAATTACTAAAA GTCTTAGTGCTGCTGCTGGTATAGGTGTAGATGATCTCCGACGACTTTGTATTTTACGTTTAAGTTTTGTAAAAGGTTGGGGTCCTGATTATCCACGGCAAAGTATAAAAGAAACTCCGTGCTGGATAGAG GTACATTTACATAGAGCCCTTCAATTACTGGATGAAGTTTTACACACTATGCCAATTGATGGTCCACGGggaattgaataa
- the LOC128875353 gene encoding mothers against decapentaplegic homolog 4 isoform X5 → MVGLAGGGGHLYPSPPMQPNPELREMTGITPSAPTSADACLSIVHSLMCHRQGGESEGFSKRAIESLVKKLKEKRDELDSLITAITTNGAHPSKCVTIQRTLDGRLQVAGRKGFPHVIYARIWRWPDLHKNELKHVKYCQFAFDLKCDSVCVNPYHYERVVSPGIDPFFTDLSGLTLQSGVGVGPGGRLVKDEYSVGGGGNGAAGAVGSAMDVDGEMNQTIQHHPPAQPTSSNNTQSSQQTFIPGLTPPNPTVVHPMSHTVGSQQQSLSTSSGGNGAQMLSPSQGQSTEAFYGTNTPPQDLNQPATVDALAASLGEGQSSPVSPVHIHHPNGFPVGTAAYNSGAPQWTGANTLTYTQSMQPPDHRHLHPTSYWGGHGGEVGGNIGGLLSTQPAPEYWCSVGYFELDTQVGETFKVSSGCPTVTVDGYVDPSGGNRFCLGALSNVHRTEQSEKARLHIGKGVVLDLRGEGDVWLRCQSEHSVFVQSYYLDREAGRAPGDAVHKIYPSAYIKVFDLRQCHKQMRGQAATAQAAAAAQAAAVAGHLTHGAPITKSLSAAAGIGVDDLRRLCILRLSFVKGWGPDYPRQSIKETPCWIEVHLHRALQLLDEVLHTMPIDGPRGIE, encoded by the exons ATGGTTGGATTGGCGGGCGGGGGAGGTCACCTGTATCCCTCGCCCCCAATGCAACCTAATCCAGAGT TGAGAGAAATGACTGGTATCACTCCGAGTGCACCAACTAGTGCAGACGCTTGTTTAAGTATAGTACATTCGCTAATGTGTCATCGACAAGGTGGCGAAAGCGAAGGATTCAGCAAACGTGCCATCGAGTCTTTGGTGAAGAAGCTTAAA GAAAAACGAGATGAATTAGATAGCTTGATAACAGCTATCACTACAAATGGAGCGCATCCCAGTAAATGTGTTACGATACAGAGAACTTTAGACGGTAGGCTACAAGTTGCCGGTCGTAAAGGTTTCCCACACGTTATTTATGCACGAATTTGGAGATGGCCAGATTTACACAAGAACGAATTAAAACATGTCAAATACTGCCAGTTTGCTTTCGACTTAAAATGTGATTCCGTATGCGTAAATCCGTATCACTATGAGAGAGTTGTATCTCCTGGCATAG ACCCGTTCTTTACAGACCTGTCTGGGCTAACTCTACAATCCGGAGTAGGCGTAGGACCAGGCGGTAGATTGGTCAAAGATGAGTACTCGGTCGGTGGTGGAGGAAACGGAGCAGCTGGAGCAGTAGGATCGGCGATGGATGTTGACGGAGAAATGAATCAAACCATTCAGCATCATCCACCTGCTCAACCTACTTCTTCTAATAACACCCAATCGTCTCAGCAAACTTTTATACCAGGCCTAACACCGCCTAATCCaa CAGTAGTACATCCAATGAGTCACACCGTAGGTAGCCAACAGCAGTCGTTGAGTACGTCGAGTGGAGGCAACGGTGCACAAATGCTCAGTCCTTCGCAGGGACAATCTACCGAAGCTTTTTATGGGACTAACACGCCTCCTCAAGATCTCAATCAACCTGCAACCGTTGATGCATTAGCAGCATCGTTGG GCGAAGGCCAAAGCTCTCCCGTCTCACCTGTACATATTCATCATCCAAATGGATTTCCAGTCGGCACAGCCGCTTACAATTCAGGAGCGCCACAGTGGACCGGAGCCAATACTCTTACATATACTCAGAGCATGCAACCTCCAGATCATAGACATCTTCATCCTACTTCTTATT GGGGTGGTCACGGCGGCGAAGTAGGTGGAAACATTGGTGGTTTACTATCTACGCAACCAGCACCTGAATATTGGTGTTCTGTTGGTTATTTTGAATTAGATACTCAAGTAGGCGAAACGTTTAAAGTGAGCAGCGGTTGCCCTACCGTCACTGTCGATGGATACGTTGATCCAAGCGGCggtaatagattttgtttaGGAGCATTGAGCAATGTACACAGAACGGAACAAAGTGAAAAAGCACGTCTTCACATAG GAAAAGGAGTTGTGTTGGATTTAAGGGGCGAAGGAGACGTTTGGTTAAGATGTCAAAGCGAACATAGCGTCTTTGTACAGTCTTATTATTTAGACAGAGAAGCAGGTCGTGCACCCGGTGACGCAGTGCATAAAATTTATCCCTCCGCATATATTAAAGTCTTCGATTTACGACAGTGTCATAAACAAATGAGAGGACAGGCCGCTACTGCTCAGGCTGCAGCTGCAGCACAAGCTGCTGCTGTAGCAGGTCATTTGACGCACGGCGCACCAATTACTAAAA GTCTTAGTGCTGCTGCTGGTATAGGTGTAGATGATCTCCGACGACTTTGTATTTTACGTTTAAGTTTTGTAAAAGGTTGGGGTCCTGATTATCCACGGCAAAGTATAAAAGAAACTCCGTGCTGGATAGAG GTACATTTACATAGAGCCCTTCAATTACTGGATGAAGTTTTACACACTATGCCAATTGATGGTCCACGGggaattgaataa